The Chloroflexi bacterium ADurb.Bin180 DNA window TGCCGCGCGAGGTGGTGGAAGTGCTGGCACTGCCCGACGAGGTGCTGGGCCTCGCTGTGGCACAGGCTCCTGCACAGCCGGCGGCTCAGGTGACAGGTCAGCCCACTGCTGTGCTTCCGACCGCCACGGTTCCGGCCCCGACGGTGGCTCCCACACCCTCTGGCGAACCCTCGACAGTGGTGCTGCAGCAGGGCCGCGATGGCTATGCCGGCAACATCGATACCTTCATCCAGTTCTACGCGCCAGAGGAGAACTACTGCCACTCCGCAGAGCTGTTCGTGGTCACGACGGACAAGGCCGTTGCCTTCCTGCGCTTTGATCTGACCGGTCTGCCCGCTGCTGCCGCAGTGGCGAACGCCACGCTCGAGCTCTATGCAGTTCAGGGGAACCAGGGCGCCGAGATCGGGCTGTACTTGCCGCTCAAGGAGTGGGATGCCTGCGGGATCACCTGGACCAGGCCCTGGCAGCAGCCGGGAGCGAATGGCGCCGGCGACCGCCAGGCCGAGCCGCTGCAGGTCATCAAGAGCGGGCCGGCTCCAGAGTGGCTCCTGTTCGATGTGACTGGCGCGGTGAGGCAGTGGCTGCAGGACCCGTCCACCAACCACGGCCTGATGGTCAAGAGCCTCGAGACCACCGTGCCTTCGCAGCACATTCTGTTCTCCAGCGAGAACGCCGACTCGGAACGCCGGCCGCGGCTCACCATTCGCTACCAGCCGCCCCAGCCGACATCCGCAGCAACGAGCCCGTCACTGCCGAGCGAGACGCCTGCGCCCACGCTGGCGCCGCCGGCCGATACTCCGGCTCCCGCGGTCACCCCTGCGGCGACACCCACGGCCATCACCCCTGGCTCGCCGCGGGTGATCGAGCTCCACTGGTGGAAGCCGATGGAGGTGGGTGGCACCTACCCGGTTACCCTGGTCTTTCGGCCGGAGAAGCCGGGGCCTGGCAGCAGCGAGTTTGACACCTACGTGCTCGCGGCCAATGCGCAGCTCAATGCGGCAACATTCGACACAAGCGCGGCATCGGAGCAGTTGCAGATCCTGACCAGACCGGAATCATCCCTGGTCTGGCGATGGACGGTCCAGCCCCGCTCCGCGGGTGAGCGGATACTGGCCTTTGAGGTCAATCTGAGCTGGACGCCGGCTGTGCCTGACCAACCTCCGGTGCGCACTGACCCCGGCATCTGGCAGCAGAGCCGGACGGCCAAGGTGAATGCTGGTTTTGCTTACTGGTCCGCGGTCAGAATGGCCAGGCTGGCCCTCATCGGCGCTGGCTTGTTATTCTGGCTGGGGTGGCTGGTCCTGCACCAGCGTAGACAGCAGCTCTGATTCCTGTCTCCACCCTGGCACACGGAGAACGACGGCGATCTCCCCGGGTCGCCGTCGTTTTGTTTTGGACTCTGGTTGTCTGGAGGACGAATGACCGATTCAATCATCGAACGCGCTCAAGCTGATGGGGTGAGCTTTGTCAGTCTACAGTTCACCGACCTCTATGGCACAGTCAAGAACGTGACCATCCCGATGTCCGGGCTGCGCACAGCTTTGGAGCTGGGTATCAACTTTGACGGCTCTTCGATCGAGGGCTTTGCCCGCATTGCCGAGAGCGATATGGTGCTGCGCCCCGATCCAGCGACCTATGCTCTTCTGCCGTGGACGCAGGCGCCAGAGCGCACGGCGCGCCTCATCTGCGACGCCTTTGACCCCTCGGGTCGGCCTTTTCCCGGAGATCCGCGGCGCATTCTGAAGGACGCCATCGCCGATTGCAGCGCGCTGGGCTACACCTTTCACACTGGCCCGGAGGTCGAGTTCTACCTTTTCAAGAGCAACGGACAGGCCGAGCCGAGCGCCGTGCCGCAGGACTATGCCGGTTACTTTGACTTTTCTCCGCTGGACCTGGCTTCTCAGGTTCGCAACCGCATTGCGCTGGCGCTGCAAGAGATGGGCATTGCCGTCGAGGCGACCCACCACGAGTGCGGTCCGGGTCAGCAGGAGGTCGACTTTCACTACGCCGATGCCCTGTCGAGCGCCGACGCGGTGGTGACCCTGCGCTACACGATCAAGGCCGTCGCGCAGAGCAACGGCCTCTATGCCACGTTTATGCCCAAACCGCTGGCGGGCGAGGCTGGCTCGGGCATGCATACGCACCAGAGCCTGAGTTCGAAGGATGGCCGTAACGTGTTCTTTGACCGAGACGACCACTACCAACTGTCCCGACTGGCCTACAACTTTATCGCCGGACAGATGGCTCACGC harbors:
- a CDS encoding TGF-beta propeptide gives rise to the protein MARLLLRLSLVALSLALALTVALQARLPREVVEVLALPDEVLGLAVAQAPAQPAAQVTGQPTAVLPTATVPAPTVAPTPSGEPSTVVLQQGRDGYAGNIDTFIQFYAPEENYCHSAELFVVTTDKAVAFLRFDLTGLPAAAAVANATLELYAVQGNQGAEIGLYLPLKEWDACGITWTRPWQQPGANGAGDRQAEPLQVIKSGPAPEWLLFDVTGAVRQWLQDPSTNHGLMVKSLETTVPSQHILFSSENADSERRPRLTIRYQPPQPTSAATSPSLPSETPAPTLAPPADTPAPAVTPAATPTAITPGSPRVIELHWWKPMEVGGTYPVTLVFRPEKPGPGSSEFDTYVLAANAQLNAATFDTSAASEQLQILTRPESSLVWRWTVQPRSAGERILAFEVNLSWTPAVPDQPPVRTDPGIWQQSRTAKVNAGFAYWSAVRMARLALIGAGLLFWLGWLVLHQRRQQL